AGCCACTGCCTTGTCAATTGGTCCAAGGTCTGTCATTTGATCGAGCTCGGTGGCCTAAGTTTCCACGACTTGCAACACACCACATCACCCTTTAGAACTATTGGCTTTGGCTCTAGGACACCGATTCATCGAGGAAATGGTGCCATCTCCACATACCCTATGACCCTTAGGTTAGGGGAGATCTTTCGTACATCCACCACTTTGTCGATCTCTTAGTGATGGTCGACCGTATCATTTCTGGACTGATCACTAGTTGGGCAACAACTCCATTGTTGAGATCGCATGTACCCCTACTATCTTGTCCTTCGACGACCGTGGAAGCAACGCCTTGTCTGTGAAAGTGTCTCGCGGCATGCGTGGAGCCATGAGTGTTGCGGCAGCCTCAAGTATGTTGACCTCTGATGCAAAGTGATTCAGTTCCTCTCGACCCCGATCCCAACATGATCTGATGGAGATGGATCTTCAGTGGTTCCTACTATGCGGAAGATGGATGTTCAATGGTTTCTAGTCTGTGCAATCTTGCTACCTAGCTCTCCGCCCTACACTAGAAGATGACATGGAAGGTTTGAGCTCCCCTGCATATTCGGTTTTTTTGAACCTTgaacagtaggagaacctcctactGTGAATGAATTAATATAATGAAATGGTAAAATACATAGTTTAATTACAATCCATCCCCATTTGGGGAAAGGATGAAAGGGAGGGGTCTAGCTAAGAGAGGATAGCAGATGGGGAATAAGGTATTTATGCTTCTCCTTCACCCTATATGTAAGGAGAGAGAAATTTGTTTTTAGTCTGTCTAGCCAAGAGGATCTTGATGGAGCAACTCCAGGCTGCCAGCAAGAATGATTCCATAAACAGTGGCTGGCCCCAAGCTTCTTTGGCCATGGTTATGTTTTGGAGTCTAGAGCCACCATGGGGCCAAGAAAGGCCCAGGCTGGTCCAGCAATGAGCACTGAATTCACATTGAAAGAATAGGTGCTCCAGAGTCTCTTCTATATGTAGCCCATAGAGTATGCAGTCATGGTCGCCTCCTATATTGTAATGCCTGCGTTTAAGCATGTTTCTTGTGTTGAGTCGGTCAGATAGGAGGAGCCATCCAAAAACTTTAATCTTCATGGTCGATTTGGATTTCCAGATCCACCCAAATGCTTGATGAGCATGTATATCTCTGAAGCAAAAGGTGTAATAACTGTGGGCAGTGAAATCATTAGTCCCCCCAACGTATGTCCAAAGATCATTGTGTGTGTGGTCATTGGATAGAGCAACATCCATGGTTTCGAGCTGCAACTTTCTAACTTCTGCATCCGCTTGTGTAAAGAGGGGTAGGTGAAACGCCTCCCTCAGTGACATGATTGCCAAGAAATCTCTGACTGAGTGGTCCTCATTGTTTACATAGGAGAAGGCACGTGGTTAAGTTCTGCCAAGATGGTGTCTCTCCACTGATCTTTCCAAAATAGGACGTTTACACCGTTTGCCACTTGCACCTTTGTGATTCCTCTGCATGTTGGCATTAGTTTTGCCACGTCTCTCCACCAGAACGAGCCGCATGGATCCGATGCATGGGGGATTTGTTCCGTGTAGTATGTACTCCAAATAAGTTGCACCAGGGCACATCCCATCCATTTTAGAATTTGTGCAGGTATTTTAACAGTAAGGCGCCCCTTGTATCCTGAGATTGACGACTCCAAGGCCTCCACTTTCTTTGGGTCTACACACCATATCCCATGATGCCAACGAATTACTTTTATCTCCTTGCTCAGTTTTCTTAGTCCACGGGCATTTCCTACGTATCTTGTCCAACAATTCAATGATTTTGGTTGGTAGTCTTAGAGTGCAAAGGGCAAAAATGATGAGAGAGGTGATTACTGAATTGAGAATGGACAACTTGCCACCATATTAAATCATGTTGAGTGTGGCAGAGAGCCTTCTCTCCACAGTACAGGCCAGTGGCATGAGTTCTTGAACTGTGGATCTGGTGGTACCAAGAGGGAGTCCTAGGTAAGTAAATGGTATTTTCCCACCACACAACCAAATATGTTGGCTAGGTCTCCACACTTGTCGGCTGCACAATTGATGGGTATGAGAGTCAATTTGTGGAAGTTTATTTTTAGTCCAATGGAAGTGGCATAATCTGTTAGAATATCCTTGATGACTATCGCATATTCGATTTTTCACCAGGCTGGCTGCCCAGCCATGCGCCTCAAATGGCATGATCTACCCCACGCCACACATTGCCTCTTTTACGACCAAGATTTGGAGATGATGCGACACCTCCTTGTGGGTTCTCCCTTCTTGCGGCAGGTCTGACACGATGTAATCTCCTGTTGTCGTTTTACAATCATCTTTTTTTTGAAAACACTTCCACTCTCTTGTTCTCGCCATTGCATTGACCATTTGGAAGCACCGTAACTGTTGTCTCTTTGATGATGATAAATCCTCTGCCGCGCCTTCGTGTATTTGGGGCTGAGCAACCCCCTTCCCCTGCTAGTGTACGCATCGATGGGATGCCCCTGTAACACTCTTTCTACATCAATTAAAAGATACAAATCTAGCATATTCCTGAAATAAAACTTAGTTTGCATAACTTGAGGATATTTATTCCACTTGAATAATGAAGTATGTGATAGGTAAGGGCGTCTCCAACATTGTCCTCCAAATCGGACTCACTATCTGTTTATAGACGCATCCGAACGTGTCCATGGACACGAACAACCGAAGTCGTCCATCCCACACTATACCTCAAATGTCTGCTTCTGTTAACTTAAAATAGATATCATCCCGCCAAATCTTATAATTTTGATTTGTGATTCGTACTAGTAGCCTTCCGTCAAAGTGTACGATTTACATTATCATAGTACACACTCTATATACATCCTTCCGCCAAACAACATGACACTGAAAAAACCACTTTCCTCCAAACAACTACGCCAGagaaaaaaaaaagacacatccttccGCTAAACTAATAGCATGCTAGCCGCATCCTTGTGCTAAACTATGAGTGTGTGCATGAAAAAAATTAGTGGCTTCCGCCAAATCTCAAACATGCTAGCAGCGGCTTCTGCCATTTTTTATTTTGAAATATACGTGGATAGAGAGGAGAGGGGTACGTGGTGGCTTTTTATTGGCAAACCGGatgtccggacgcccgcaaagctCCCGTAACTTTGCGTCTGGTTTGCGGGATTTCAGATAGCTGGACGAGTCCACATACATATCCAGGACAACCTTGCATGATAAGCTGCATCCAGACAGTACGGTTCAAATGTTTACGGGTGATTTGAGGGCCGGTTTTGGAGATGCCCTGAAGCCAAATGTTAATTTCTTTCTAAAACGGCGGCAAGAAGCTTGCTCCTTTTCATCAACTAAGCAGAGTTTTAAACATACAATGCCTACCTTTTCTTCCCCCGGTGTAATAATATAGTACTCCAAATGATGCGCCGCGCCTAGACACAGATTGCCGTGTCAGGCTTCACATACGTGAAGATGATTGTCGGCAGGATGTAGACGTTGCGAAAGGCGTGAACTGGACGCTCGTCCCAAATGGTTGAAGCAATCAGCAAAAGGCAGCTCATCTCACTAGGAGTAGAAACCCATGGACTAATTAGCGACCATATCGGCATAAAAGAAGTCATGGAGAATTCAAGTCTTGCAAGCGACGATTCAAGCAAAAGCATGTCAACTGAGCAATCACCCATTCACGCCCAACCCCCTTTTTCTGTGTGGGCTTGAATTGCACCACGCAGACAGAGGGAACAGTTGGGGAATGACCTGGTCAAATTGCTCTGAAGAAGTGACGGGTAGAATCACACCTGTACTGGAGTGAACTAGTGTACATCGCTATACCACTTTATCTTATATTATcttctctgttcctaaatatatccAGATGATTTGAACTGCCGGAACGTCTTATatatttatatttaggaacagagtaCATGATTCGTCCTGGAATTGGTTGGTTCGTTTCAGCTGCCCTTGCAGGAAAACGAAATCAAGAAATCATTCGCAAGAGAAATCCCACAGCACCGGATCCCGCCGAATGGTTCTAACCGAAGATGATGATTGTGCTTGTGCAGGGGCATCGCCATGGGGAATGAGAATCCATTCCTTCAGGAATCAGGACATAGCCATAGAGAATCCGGAATTCAGTGGGCACGGCCTGCCTTTTTTTTTCGCAACACTTGTACTAGCATTTCAGCTAACCAACTCTACTAGCGAGCTTCCTCTTTGGTGTttcatctcaagaacatgacacgGTTCTATCAGGAGCGGATAGGTAGCTGGCTTCAGCCTTGATTATTCTATAAATATTTATGTTTATATAACAATTGTTTTACGGTTTTCGGCTCAAACAAGAAAAATCAGGAGGGGAGTAGAGTGCAGCGTAGCCTTAGTAAACATCGGTGGAGTCAGTTGAGTAGTAATCACAAGAAACATGGCCAGTATGTAGTCTAGTAGTAGTaacagtatgtatgtatgtaattTACATCTGACACAATCTTATTCTACATAGTGTCTATATTACATAAGCAGATAGACCATGATACAAGGGGAGGAAAGGATCCTTATGTACAAGGACAACACAGAGAGCTTCTGTCGGTGGCCAACAAGGACAGCACGAGCAGAAGCGCCGCTCACACTAGCGTACATATGTATGCCACATCAAATATTGTCAAAAATCCTACTACAAGAAGATGAAAGGAAAAGGAGGAAGCAGAAGGGCAAAGAAGATCAAGACGCGCGCGCTCATACTACGTACTACTGTACTAGCTCAGCTGCACAACTCGTACCGGGAGCAGACGGAGGCAGAGCAACCTGGATGGATGGCTCGCCGGCTCATCACCAGCCGTAGACGGCGCGGGAGCACTTGACCTTGATCCACTTGACGCTGCGCCGCACCGACCCCTTCACCTTGCCCTCCACGTCGTACACCTTGTAGGCCACCAGCCGCTTCTTCCTCTGCAGCTCCGCCTCCGCCTCGTCCGTCTTGGCCGGGGCCGGGGCCTCGTTGTCGACCAATGCGGAGAAGGAGGGGGTGTAGCTCCTCAGGTTGAGGGAGCGGCGGCCGGCGGAGGACCaggtggctgcggtggtggtggcggcgttGGGCCCCTTGGCCTGGGCGGTGCCGTCGGAGAAAGGCTTGTAGGAGGCGCTGTAGCACCGGAGGTTCAGCCCCGGGGtggggccggcgccggcgccggagacGGTCCTCGTGCTGCCGCTCCGCTGCACGGCGGTCGCCGCCACGGGGCGGGACAGGGAGGTGGTGCTCCTGTCGCGCTGCACCTTGGTGGGCGCGTAGGAGACGGCGTAGGAGGCGCTGTGGCACCGGAGGTCgttggccggcgcggcggcggcggtgctcctcTCAGCCAGCGACACCGACCTCTCCATTGGCATCTTGTCCCGCTCTGCCTACGTGTTCGCGCGGGTGTGGTCACTCTCTTGTCCGCGGAGCTCTGGCGTGAGGAACTTATGGCTGGCTGGTGGCGCCAAGCAGGCAGATGGAGCCTTTTTATAAAAGTGGCTGGGGGTGTGTGTCGATCAGCTCCGCCAAACATGTTGCACGGAACGGTGCACGCTGCTACCTACAGTGTATATGGTTTGGATTGTAGCAGACCGGTTCCTAGCCCAGGGTCGGGTTGATAGCTTTCTCTCTCAGTTTCCTAGGGACAGGGACGGCGGTATTGCTGCTGCTGCTAGTGTGAGCTCGGTTCATTCGTTTTCTTGATGTTCTTTTGGCCTAACGCACCACGCCAGGATGAGATTTTTTTGCTTTGCGTGTGTGCGCACAAATCATTGGGCAGCCCAAGAGAAGCGTGAGGTTTTTGATTTGTCTGCGTGTGCACAGGTCATAGGGCGGAAAACAACCGTGGGAGTGTAGGGGTTTCTGCAGACGTGCCCGTGCTTTTTAATCGAACCAGCAGGATGGCAGGCAAATGCAACTTTTGCGGTGACTTCTGCTTTCAATAGCACAGAAAGGCAAAAGGTTTCGCGGACGTTGTTTTCATCTAAAATATGCCAAACCTGCTTCAACAATATGATTTGGTGAGTGCTTAAAATCTGACCGCCTCTCACACTCGAGGGTTTTACGGTCCCTAAATCCTAAGGTCTCATTTGGTTTCACATGATCCCACGGGATCCCTGCCTCTTCCCCTGGCCTTCCCCAGGCCGAGAAACCACGGATAATTTTATCCCGGGCAATGCGCCAACGCATTTGGGGGCCCACAAGACCGGGGCAGCCCTGCCCTTTCCACGGCCTATCCCTGGGCGAGACTTCCACGCCTGATGAGATCGGGGAGGAAACCCTTGTCGCTCGGCCTCGCGAATgagaggcggcggcggcaagaTCGAGCGCTCCGCCCTCCTCCGTCGAATGCTCCGCCCTTCTCCAGCAACTGGAAACGGCTCACCCCCCATCCCTTCACCTCCATGCTCCACCCCTCCGGCTGGGGAGACGGCGCCCGTTGCGTTGCTGCTTCATGGCTTCTAGTAGGTCGATACTGTTCCATGGCTTCCCATAGGTGAGGCGTGCAGCAGCCCCCCGAATGGTCATGCGAATCTTTCACGTGGTTTTAATTTTGTCAAGAATATTTCGACGAGGGCCTCTCTTCCCCGGGACCATCTCCCCTAGCAACCAAACAAGCCTAAACGTTGTTGATCCCGGGCGAGGAGTGGGGGTGCTAATCACTCTGATTTTTATTTTTTCTATCCCTTCTTCGCTCTCAGCCATTGCTAAGGCAGCTGGCCGCTCTCACCTTGCAACCAGTGGTTGGGGTCACTGTTCATGCCACCATGGTGCCCTCTGGGGGAAGGGGGACCGTGGCAGGGGCCACAAACACCTCCTCGCCCGACCGCTCGCAAGGTTAGGCGTGTGGCGACATCAGTGAGCTTCCATGGAGCTCACTTACGCAATAGAATTATTTGATGCGCTATCTCTTCTGTAATATGTGGGGTTTCAGACATGTTGGCAGGCGTACCCTTAGTACATTCAACGGATTGGCCTAGAT
Above is a window of Triticum aestivum cultivar Chinese Spring chromosome 6B, IWGSC CS RefSeq v2.1, whole genome shotgun sequence DNA encoding:
- the LOC123137022 gene encoding uncharacterized protein, whose amino-acid sequence is MPMERSVSLAERSTAAAAPANDLRCHSASYAVSYAPTKVQRDRSTTSLSRPVAATAVQRSGSTRTVSGAGAGPTPGLNLRCYSASYKPFSDGTAQAKGPNAATTTAATWSSAGRRSLNLRSYTPSFSALVDNEAPAPAKTDEAEAELQRKKRLVAYKVYDVEGKVKGSVRRSVKWIKVKCSRAVYGW